In the Archocentrus centrarchus isolate MPI-CPG fArcCen1 chromosome 19, fArcCen1, whole genome shotgun sequence genome, TtcctggagcctgtcccagctggtTTGCCTGCTTATGGGCTGTGTATGCTCGTTACCTCGCAGCGTGAGTCTCAACTATTCAgatttcaattaaaaaacaaaaacctttataGGAAGTGTATGCTGAGCTTTTCAAAGCTGCGTTTTTGAAAGTGTTAAGTATCGTTTGTGTAGGTGGAGGTGCCCCAGATCGACAAGCTGTTGTCGGCGCTGGAGGAGATGAGCTGCACCTGCAGCCACCCGCTGTCATACACGTCTGCTGCGAAGTGCTTTGCAGGCCTGGTCAACAAGAAGCCACAGGGTCAGTTTGCGTCCCGATACGAGTCGGCTTTTCTGTTAAATCCGAtttattaaagcagtttttgtttCCTCGTCAGGCGATTCTCTCGACGGCCTAATTCAGAGGACGATGAAGAGAGTTTGCAGTGAGCTGGACTCCCCTTCCTCCTCTGTTCGCACTCAGGCCTTCACGCTTATGATCTGGGTAAGAGTGACTCTGTGTCTGTACTGCTCGGTGCATTAGCACAGTTGGTGCATGATGCTGAACAATGATGTAGTTTTACTTGTTTTACTACATGCTTTATGCATCCTTTTATGAGTAATACTAAAGTTGCACTTGTCTCCAGGTTGCCAAGGCTTTGCTTCTGCGATACCACCCTCTGTTCACAACACTGACTGACAAGGTAAAAACAGTGAGCAGCATAAGGTGGATGCTGTGTCATTATGGTGGATGGTGCCTTTACATTTTGTCTCCCTCTGTGTTCTGCGcagctcttctctctcctcgATGATGCTGATTTGGGTCCGATTGCCGCGGACGGCTTCTCTCTGCTGATGAGCGACTCCCCCGACGTGCTGAACCGAGCTTGCCACGCTGATGTACGCATCATGTACCGCCAGCGCTTCTTCAGCGAGAATTCAGCCAAGCTGGTGCAGGGCTTCAACGCTGCACCACAAGGTAGTGGGCACCAGAACAAGGACATGGACTTCATTAGCAAGAAGTCCATTAATATTTAGAGCACATGCATCTTTACACCCATACCTTTTTTGTATGGAGGAGCcagaaaggaaaagaaggaaGTCCTGTGATTAAAACGTTTTAAGCTACTGGATGATGATGAGTTTGTTTGTGTCTCCACCAGAGAAGAAGTCCAACTACCTGAAAGCTCTGTCTAATATAGTTAATAAGCTGCCCAAGCAGGTTCAAGTCACTGAGCTGCCAGCGGTGAGTAACACACAGCAGCTCTGGTCCCTTTTAATAAATGACTCAAACTAATGAGTGCCTGTAATCATTAAAAAGTTGTGTTCCTGTTTCTGTGCAGCTCCTTTCTTTGCTGCTCGAGGCCTTGTCGTGTCCTGATCAGAGCATCCAGCTGTCAACTCTGTCATGTCTGGAGCCCGTCCTCATTAACCCACCGCAGGTTCTCATACAGCAGCTGGAAGCTTTGGTCAACAGGCTGCTGGCTCTCATCTGCAGTCCAGCCATGGTTAGTGAGATCACTGCCCACACAGTGAGTCAGAATACTGTCAGCACAGGCTGAATGACAGCACTGCTCGAGGTTACAGTTACAATGTTTCTGGTATTTAGGCTTTCATAGAGCAACTTACAGCATTGTCTCCACTATTGGAGAGGATCAGGTCATAAATTGACTCACAATATTTCCTTTCCTTTGCAGAGTGTGCGGATTGCTTCGCTGTCCTGCATCAGTGCTCTTTCCCACTTCCCTGTACATGAGGTAAAACTTCAGATGTTTGAACACTTTGTCGAGTTGGTATAAATTCTTCCATTTTTAACGTCAGTCCCTCGTTGACCCACATTAAAGTAAAAGCTAAATTTAAAGCCAGTTTGTCACAAAGAaagattttcccttttttttcagtgtaataAATGCAGATTATTCAGTGACGCCGTTTTGGTGAGCTTGTTTACCTCAGAGTTGTTGTTATTGACTTTTTTTCCTTGATCAGTgtctttctgactttttttttctatttattttaaataagtcATTTCTGCAGGAGCGTGGGAAATCTTGTATCCAAAGTGTAATTTTAACACATTATTGCAATCTTTCTTCTGTCCCTGTGTGATTTAAGGTGTTGCCGTTTCGGGCCCGAGTGCTTCGAGCGCTGGCCAAACCTCTGGATGACAAGAAGAGGCTGGTGAGGAGAGAGGCAGTGCAGGCCAGAGGAGAGTGGTAAGGACCAACTATTCCTATTAAATATGGACTCATCTGGAAGGACAGTCAGGTTGTAATTGTAATTTAGGGGTCTCTGTGCATATATTAATGTTACTTTAACTCTTTTTCTGGTCCTGTGAATCTTACCGGGATGTAAACAGGTGCCATAGCACTCAGTGAGCGTGTGTTTATAGTTACTTATCTCTTATTTGCCCTTAGGTTCCTCTTAGGAAGTCCTGGGGGAAGATGATTTCCACCTTAATTGCCACCAAATTCCAAGTACCAAGTAGCAACGCTGTCCACTCAACAGCGCTCTCTCCTCGGGTAAACTCTCCAGCGCCCTCCATCTTCATGGATCttcctccccccaccccccccccaccccgtaCTCTAACCCTGGCCGTTTTCTCCCCCTTTATACTGAAATCCTTTTGTTTtaactgtctgtgttttcacaAACTAAATAAGACTGTACAGACTGATGCACATAAGTGTGACTGTGGACCTTAGCCTAAGTGAAAAGAATGAAATGAGTGGTCTGTTAATATGCAACACGCCTCATGTATCGTATCATATATCACTGTCCTGTTGGCACAAACTGTCATGTGAACTGAAATGACTTCATTTTGGTCGGTAAATACTTAAATGTGAAGCGCTACAGTAAGGCCACGATCCTAATTAAATAAGGGACATTGGCTTTAGATGTTTGGTCAGCTAATCTTCTTTCAgttaacaaaataacaaaaccaaCAAAGATAGTTTTGTGTTTCTTACCACGTCCAGTTTAAGTCCTGAAATTCAAAAATGGCTCAAATGTAGCTGTACTGTTCTGAGGTCACGAGCATCTGTCAGTCTGCACATACGATCTGAATATTTCCTGTATAAAGAGACGAGCGATTTCTTCACTGCGTATGAAGTGCAGATGGAGCCACGCTGAACCCAGCAGGCTGACAGTGTCAGTGTGAAGCCAGTACTGCCTTGATGCTTTTTAAGTGCCAGCCAGAAACGCGCGTACTTTTAGGAAGAAAAGCATCctctgtgtgcgtttgtgtgtgtgcgccacaTCTGCGACATCATTGAAGAATTTTCGTGTAGTCGCCGTGACGACAGTAGTTAAGACGCTGCGGCTCGCACCTGCACCTtggagccgctgctcctccagccCCACAGCTGAGACGCTGATGAGACCTTTTTACCTTCTGAATGTaactcagcagcagctggtttgCTTGATTTGTGCCACACTGATGTTGAGAATATGAATGTGCCAAGTGTTCGCGTATCAAGCGCTTCTTAAAGCTTCCACGTTTTACAGAATCAAGGATCTCTTTGGGTAAATGTACTCTGAAGTTCAGATTGTAAGTTATGTGAACCACATGTCAAACATCTGTTATATTTGTTCAGATATTGATACTATAATCATAAATATCCTTTCAGTAAGGTTGGCTGACTTTGGACCTCACATCAACTTATGCCAAGGAAATAagacaatatttaaaatgtctaaTTTAAGATGTCATTAAAACCTTTGTTTACACAGAAAAATCTCATTTCTTTTAGTCTGAATATGATCACCTGAAAATGGAAACGCGTCAACCAAGAAATATCAAAAccgtgttttattttaaaaaggtggGATAAATGAAACCGGAGCACAGCTCCCAACATCATCACAGCTGGATGTCTGTTTCTATGGCAACTGCAGAGCCTACACAACCATCATGATTTCTGacgtgaaaaaggaaaaaaaaaaaccctgaaagatGGAGTTATATTTCACAGTGTTTGATTCACACGTTTCAAGGCTGAATAACAAAAACAAGGCACACAACCACTTCTTCACCAGTGTGTAAGTTACTGGGAAATGAGTTGTGTAGCTGGCTTTTCACTCATCTTTGGCCAGTGGTCCCTGATGTTAccagtggactttttttttttttttttacatgtagaGTAGTcgatattaaaaacatttttcaatcCAACACTTCTTAAATAAATCAGAAATTTTCATCTTTCATGATCTGCTTCCTCATAGATCCCCTCAGCCCACGCTGACAGTTATTCTGGCCAAACTACACAATTAAAACTCCAAAGACcttttaaagaagaagaagttgaGGCTCAGAGCCAGAGATCAATACAGTCTCAGCTGTTAACGGTGCCACGTTCTGCACGTTTATCACTGATGAATAATAAGCACGTTAACGTTGGCACGACTTATTTTATAAGCTAACAAGTCAGATTTAGGGGAGCATCTGCAGCATGAACCAAGAGTAGAAGTTTACTGTAAATAGGAGGAAACTTTAAAGTTGTTTCTGCTGACTTGTACGGTGGCCCTGAAAGGTCAAATGCActgcaacttaaaaaaaaaaaacagcaaatggagaaatgctgcaaaaaccgcacaaaacaaaatggaagctgaagaaaacattgtgggtttttctgcTGATATGATAGTGCCACACCCCACCCATCTCACATACCTGtaagaaaaacacaattattCATGATCTCTTCAATAAAGGCTAGGTGAATGAGGCTTTACAAAGACGCTGGCCAGCAGCATCCATGAGTCTACAGTCACAGGTTAGTCTCACAGGTGGAAAAGTGACAGGTGGGCCTACGAAGTTGAGACACTAGCAGCTTCTGTTTCCCCCTTTCTATCGGTGGCAATACAGACACAGCAAAAGGCTCGTGATCTGTGTAAATGCACTGCTTCTTCCTTGCCAGTGATGCTGCTTGTAGCACAAATGCAGGTTAGAAGTTTTTGATGTGGTACAAAATTGATATGAAAGGCTGAAGGTCAGATGGCCATGGGGTCTCTCCTGGTGAAGGTGCAGTCCCACATGATGCCGTCTCCGTTGGGAAGATGGCTGGAGGGTAAGAGGACCCGTGTGATCCAgtgactgaggaaaaaaaagagcagatgaCACAAATtgtgacagaaaacaatgaAGGACTCACAAAGCTGTAGTCTTTTGAAGGGTTACAGCTGATTTTACACATCAGATCgttgtgtttgtttgaaagAAACCCCACATCAAGACTGTTTTCACCAACTTACAGAAGTGCTTTTGTCCTTCACAGCCAGAACAAGGACAACTAATAGAACATGACTCAGTAAATACACTAAACTCACTGAGTAACTGGTCAGTAAGAAAACCACAAATCCTACAGTAACACCAACTGCATCACGTGGACACAAAGACCGGCAAGCAGCTCCTCAATTCatgccaactttcttctgactggtACTCAGACTTGATTCTTTTACTTCAGTAGTAAAAAGAACAATTTAGGTTGttttgacaaaaataaaaaattaacctGTGACTTCTGTTCATCTCTCTAAGTGGAATACTTGCACATAATCATTCAAGAACCGCAAAATCTGAAGCAGTGGCTGAACTCACCTCCTCTTCTCCACACCAAACAGTAGCTTCCAGTTGTTCATTTTACCGTGATGATACGGATTTCTGAACACCTGATTTGGAAGAGGAGAAAACAGGATTTTCAGAGACTGTTGATGAGTCTGGATTTTATTCTTGATCTCTGATTGATCTCTGCTGAGCTTCAACTGGTTTGTGtaacaaaagacaaaacaatatAAAGCTAAACAGATGCAAATACTTTACCAACttggaattttatttataatggaAGCAGCTATGGCAAGTCATTTATACCTTCAACAGAGTACATTATACATTATGTAAGTTACAGAGCAGGGCTGCTGAGCGCTGAGGCACACAGTTTCAAAacacctctggcattaacatcagcacaaaaactgggATCTGGGAGCTTCATGGTGTGGGTTTCTATGACTGAGTGGCTCCTATAGGCAGTCCATGGCCCAGTACTTTATACTCCAGCTGACTTTGTATAGGAGTGAACACACCTTTTCCTTCTCCTTTAATCTTTTGGCTTCTTTGCAGTTGATGTGCCGCTCTATGCTGGTTTCACCTCTACTGATAAGTATGGCGTGCCACAGGGTGAGTCCTCCCAGAGCAACTGCCACAGAGCTGCAGGGAAGAAGTGGAAGGGGCATATTACAATTTGAATTATATGAATGATGTTATGAACTTTCTGAAAACATAAAGTGCCTCCCACCTGGTCAGCACCCAGAGGAAGAGGACGCTCTTATGGGCAGTGGTTTCTCTAAAGCTGTAGTCCGGAGGAGGGGTCTGATAGTAAGTCTGAAGGAGACAGGAAGTGCAGTTAGTGTCAAACTGGGCAGCATCCACAGTTTTAAATGAGAAGTTCAGGCAGAAAAGTCTTTCCAGAACCTTTTTGTTCAAACTACAGCCGCAAACTGCACAACCGTGCACGTGCAGAAGGAAGCACGCATCTACAAATGATGACAGGCTGATGCTCGTGACAGTCCCCTCCTCTCGTTCGTCAGAGTGTACATTCTCATTTAATTtcctttcaattcaatttaattcaattttatttatatagcgctaaatcacaacaaacagctgcctcaaggtgctCAACAATAAGACAAATGCCTATGAGcaagggaaaaactcccttttaacaggaagaaccccccccccagcagcctaggcctatagcagcataactaaggggtggttcagggtcacctgatccagctctaactatgagctttatcaaaaaggaaagttttaagtctcatcttaaaaatagagagggtgtctgtctcctgaatccaagctggaagctggttccacggaagaggggcctgaaagctgaaagcctcccattctactcttaagtatccgaggaaccacaagtaagccagcagtctgagagcgaagtgctatACTTGGGTGATacgggactataaggtctttaagatatgatggggcctgattattcaaatcCTGCCCACCTCAGTTGAGCGTGGGAGCTGCCAGTTTaaagatccatccatctattGTTTATTTACAGCCTCCTGCTATATTTTACGATCCTGGGTGTCTGATGAGTTTGGCTATTGGCTAACCACTCGTCAGATACAAGTGGTTCAGTAATGTGCATCCCCTGGATAACCCTCCtttctgacacttttttttttaaattaaaataaatattttattcaatatgacccCAAATGAgaaaaagtgtttacagaggtcagggCTGTTCCCAAAGATGTCTACAGTGCCAGATCCCTTTCTGCAAGCACAGGAGTCGCCCCTTGGTGGGCATTCAAAAGAATGCAAGTTTAAGACACCATCTTCTATACTTTTATATATCAACACTACACAAAAGATACACCTTTGCATTCTCAATCGTAGCTCTTCCAGCAACCTTCCTCTTGGCAGAGACGAGGATGAGGAAATTAGAGAAACAAGTCCGGTGAAACAGGGAGTAAACATTGCAGGCATCCTACATCAGCTAACGTCAGCCAGCTGCATGGTTGTTTTAGTTGGCGGATGTAGACAGAAGGAGGAAAATAGTTCCTACATGAAACCAGATCATGATTTCAAATGACGGCTAGAAATCACTAAAGGCCAGGAAAAAAAGTACACTTGGATTTTGTgttgaactgctcctttaccaTTAATATCCAAAGCCTGCAGTTTTCTGTTTACCAGCTGGCACACTTAATCAGAATAAGTATGAAGGCAGAAGGTGCGGATCATTTTCAGGTCTCCTGTTTCTCGTGTTGTTTGTTACATGAGCTGACATTTTGCCTTCATACTATACTGACAGGTGCAAAACATTTCCTCATAGCTCCTCACTTAAAccatgcagagcagcagcattaCTAATAACTGGAAAAACCCAATTAAAAGAGTCGTGTCATAATGCATGTAAACTAGACTGGAACACCGAGATGTGTTTATGGGATGGCAGTTGCCAAGATGAAAACTCCAGCAATCTCTCCTCATCCAGCCTTACCTCTACAGCGTTGTAGGCGTCCAAAAACatgttcctgctgctgatgctgcagtAGATGCAGCCCATGGTCATGTAGAGGCAGAAGGAGAAGAAGTAGCGATGGTTGAAATGGCCCACGCAGTTATTCAACCAGGCTGGAAAAGTGCTCAGTTCAATATGTACAACAAGGGGAACACcagaaaacacacaactcttaaaacatgaaataaaagttCATTTTCATGCACTCCACTTTGAGTTTTTCCCGGTTAGAAGGATACGACAGTGGTGGTCCATCTTCAAAACACACctgcagtataatattataACATTTTagaattattttaacattatgGGGGGAAAAACATTTGAATCATGTGCCAAACTTACACGTTGCAGATACTGCAGTGGTGCGTCCTTGGTGGTTTTGGAATGATGCATTTCTTACAGATGGACACAGAAGGAATATGACTTTTGTCctgatttgaaaaaaattattcaggttatctttgtttgatgatctgaaacatgtaagtgtgacaaacatgcaaaaaacaaagaaatcaggaaCCGCCACTACGTCAGCTTCTGGGGGGTCTGAAGCCTACCTTCGGTGGGTGTCCTGGAGAGGTGGTGGTCGCCTTGTAATAATGGAAGACCACCATAGTGAGAAGCCAGTGGCCACAACAGAGGTGCCACGCAATCCAGTGTGCAGGGTACGTGCTGACAATTGTGGGTATGACAAACAGGTAGACGATGACCACAACTGAGGATGTCAGCAAGGTgacaagacacacaaacacctggccggatgagagaagaagaaagattaAGGAAAGAAGTAGCAGGCGTAGGAATAAAAGAGGAGGGAAGTGAGCTTACCACTCCAAACCAGTGGGTCACGTTGTCCACGATCCAATAGACCGGTTCAAAAGCACAGTCCAGCAGAGTGTCTGAGTCGGTGAGACTGTTGTAATACAGGGACCTGAGCAGGAGCTTGCCGTAGCGCCACAGCTCCAACAACCTGCCGCCGATCCACGCTTTGGTACCCCCGCCTTGGCCCCCCCTCAGTGTGCGGCACAGCCAGCACCAGCGCAGCCCCAGTCGCATGGCTCGGGAGAGCTGCCACCTCCAGGTGCTGCTCATACGCATGCCACCACCGCTGCCTCCTCTCCTACACACTCTGCCTTCcaaacacacgcaaacacacaaacacacagaccagCAGTTTGAAACACAGGCCGCGTAAAACAGCAGCTCCTCATAACGCAGTCTGATAGACATCGAGCTTTCCATCGCTGCAGAGTGCCTGCAGAGAGCTCCCAGTATATTTGAAAAGGCGGCCAACAGGAAGAGTGGTGAGCTTTATACAGGTGAAGAAGGGCTTCCATTCCCAGAAAGTGTTCCCTTTCCCGAGAAAACACTCAAGCAATTTAAGTACAGTGACAACATCTCCTGTGTGACATATGCCCATTAAAGCAAACAAGGACAGGGGCTATCAGGTAAGGAGCTACGCCCGCCAGCCCCTACAAATAAACTTCTCCTGTTAATAATTGAAAGCAAATCTTCATCAGCGGGCCAAAAACCTCTCAGGGGGAGATGCAGAGTGGTAACCTTATAAGAGGGAAACGCAAAGGGACGTCTTAGGAAGGAAATAAAGTGGCCATCTGATCCTGGGGCCTCGTGTCATGAAAGTGAGTATTGGTTACACAGATAAGACTTGTTCAGGTTCTCCAAAATAGGATGACATTAATAATGAGAGCTAATCTCTCATTATTTACATTTAGAAGAGGACATCCAGCAGCTGGGCTTCCCATTAGACATTAAATCAGACCTATACACATACATATCGTGACCTTTCTATAAGAagttttttttggcaaaaaaattatttgtttggttattttttttggccTAATTCATCATATTTtcgctgtttgtttcatttttgggGGTGTTTCTGAAAACCCTGAAAACAAATGACACAGACCATGATTTTAAGAGGGTGTAACATTAAATACActgt is a window encoding:
- the zdhhc16b gene encoding palmitoyltransferase ZDHHC16B isoform X2 codes for the protein MRMSSTWRWQLSRAMRLGLRWCWLCRTLRGGQGGGTKAWIGGRLLELWRYGKLLLRSLYYNSLTDSDTLLDCAFEPVYWIVDNVTHWFGVVFVCLVTLLTSSVVVIVYLFVIPTIVSTYPAHWIAWHLCCGHWLLTMVVFHYYKATTTSPGHPPKDKSHIPSVSICKKCIIPKPPRTHHCSICNVCVLKMDHHCPWLNNCVGHFNHRYFFSFCLYMTMGCIYCSISSRNMFLDAYNAVETYYQTPPPDYSFRETTAHKSVLFLWVLTSSVAVALGGLTLWHAILISRGETSIERHINCKEAKRLKEKEKVFRNPYHHGKMNNWKLLFGVEKRSHWITRVLLPSSHLPNGDGIMWDCTFTRRDPMAI
- the zdhhc16b gene encoding palmitoyltransferase ZDHHC16B isoform X1; translated protein: MESSMSIRLRYEELLFYAACVSNCWSVCLCVCVCLEGRVCRRGGSGGGMRMSSTWRWQLSRAMRLGLRWCWLCRTLRGGQGGGTKAWIGGRLLELWRYGKLLLRSLYYNSLTDSDTLLDCAFEPVYWIVDNVTHWFGVVFVCLVTLLTSSVVVIVYLFVIPTIVSTYPAHWIAWHLCCGHWLLTMVVFHYYKATTTSPGHPPKDKSHIPSVSICKKCIIPKPPRTHHCSICNVCVLKMDHHCPWLNNCVGHFNHRYFFSFCLYMTMGCIYCSISSRNMFLDAYNAVETYYQTPPPDYSFRETTAHKSVLFLWVLTSSVAVALGGLTLWHAILISRGETSIERHINCKEAKRLKEKEKVFRNPYHHGKMNNWKLLFGVEKRSHWITRVLLPSSHLPNGDGIMWDCTFTRRDPMAI